DNA from Alphaproteobacteria bacterium:
GCTAGCAATGATATCTGTTGATTCAATATATAAATCAACTTTAACAAGTCCTCTTACACCATGTGATGATGTAATTTTACCTATTAACATTTGAGTATCATTAGCCATTTTTAATATCCTTTAAATTATTAAGCTTCTGCTTCTTCTTTAGCTACTTCTTCAGCTGCTGCTTCTTGAATTTCAGATTCAGCTGCTGCTTTTGCTTCTGCTTCTGCTGCTGCTTTTTCTTCAGCTCTCATTTGAGCTTTAGCTTTTGGCTTAGCTTTATTAGGGTTGTTTTTTTGTGCTGGCATTTCTGCAATACCTGCTTTACCTAGGAATAGAGCCACTCTATCTGTTGGAAGAGCTCCAACTGATAACCAGTATTTAGCTCTTTCAGAGTTGATTACAACTCTATTTTCGTCTTCTTTTGATAGCATTGGGTTATATGTACCAATCTTCTCAATGAATCTACCATCTCTAGGCGCTCTGTTATCTGCTGCTACGATTGAGTAAAATGGTCTCTTTTTGCTACCACCTCTTGCCAATCTAAGTTTAACTGCCATTTGTTTTTCTCCTTATTTTTTAAACTTTCTGCCTTAAACTCTTTAAATTTAAGGTATAAGCAAAGCAAACATTAGCGAACGAAACTCGTAGACTAATGGGACCCTCGGGCCTTTCTTTTAATGTTATACCTAAAATATATTGATTTAAGTTGAGTAGAAACTAACACAGATTCGCATTATTGTCAATAAATAATTATTATTTTATAATTCATTTGATTTAAAAAAGTAAATAAACTATACTAGGTTCCATATCAAAATAGGGATTATATTCATGAGAAATTTAGTTATTTTTAACAGAGATCTAAGGTTATCAGATAATTTAGCACTATTTAATGCTTGCAAATCTGGAGATATATTACCAGTTTTTATATACAACGAAGCAAATTATGGAAAAGCCAGTAAAGTTTGGCTTCACCACTCTTTGATATCTTTTCAAAAATCATTAGAAAATAACCTAGCTATCATATCAGGAAACTTAGAAGAAGAAATAAACAAAATAGTTAAAGAATATAAAATTGATAAAATCTTTATGAACTCTTACGAACAAGTAAAGATAAGTACAAGTGCAGAAATACACACTTACAATACTAATTTTCTTTTCTCTTATGAAGATATACTAAAAAAAGATAATTCTCCATATAAAATATTTACTCCTTTTTATAAAAAATCACTTATATTGTTAGACAAGTGTCGCAAACCTCTAGATGCTCCTAAAGAAATAAATTTCATAAAGCACAATTTAAATAAATCTATTGAAGAACTTAAATTACTACCTACACTAAATTGGCATAAGACAATAATGGATAGCTGGAATCCTGGAGAACATTCTGCACAGGCAAAACTCAATAACTTCATTAACAATGACTTAAAACATTACGGTGATAATAGAGATTTCTTAGGAGAATATTGTGTATCAAAACTTTCTCCTCATATAAATTTTGGAGAAATATCCCCTATCCAAATTTTACATCAAGTGCGAGATAACTCTTGCGATTTCATAAGAGAATTAATATGGAGAGAGTTCGATTACTATACATATCATTACAACCCTCATATTATTAATGAGAATCTAAATAATACATTGAATAATTACAAATGGAATCCTGATAAAAAAATGCTGAAACTTTGGAAAGAAGGTAAAACTGGATACCCTATTATAGATGCAGCCATGAATGAGCTAACCAACACAGGATATATGCATGGCAGAACTCGCATGATAGTTGCATCTTTTTTAATAAAAAACATGGGAATAGATTGGAGAGAAGGAGCATCACATTTCAGAGACTTTCTATTAGATGCTGATGATGCTATCAACAGCTTTTCTTGGCAATGGTCTGCTGGCAGTGGATTCGATTGTAATCCATACTTTAGAGTCTTTAACCCTGTAACTCAAATGAATAAATTTGACAAAAACAGAGATTACATAAAAAGAAATTTAATTATAGATGATTGTTATCCAAATGAAATAGTTGATTTAAGCAAAAGCAGAGATGATTTTATCAAAGCTGTCAAGGATACAAAATAGTCTTAATAAAAAATTAAATAAAAAAAAGACCTTGCTTTTAGCAAGGTCTTTTCTATCAATAATATAGTATAAAACTATACTATTTTTTCTAAAATTTCTTCTGAAATATCTGCATTAGTATAAACCTTCTGCACATCATCATTATCCTCAAGAACATCAATTAATTTTAATAGTGATGTAGCTTGTTTTTCATCTAATTCTGTTAATGTGTTAGGAATATAAGAAAGCTCTGATTCAGAAGCATCTCCATATTTTTCACCTAGAGCATCTCTAACAGATGTAAAGTCTTCAACTGCAGTTCTAATCTCATGAGTTTCTCCTTCAGAGATAACATCACTTGCACCAGCTTCAAGAGCAGCTTCAAAAATATCATCTGCAGAAGCCACTTCTGCAGAATAGACAATAACTCCCATTTTTTCGAATGCAAAATCAAGAGCCCCTGTTTCTCCCATATTACCACCATATTTAGTAAATGTTGATCTAACATCAGAAGCAGTTCTATTTTTGTTATCTGTAAGAGCTGTAACCAAAATACCAACACCAGCAACACCGTAGCCATCATATCTCATTTCTTTATAATCTGCTCCACCTTGACCAGGCATACCAGATTTAATAGCACTATCAATTCTAGAGTTTGGCATATTAGCAGATTTAGCATTTACAATAGCACCACGAAGTCTTGGATTCATAGAAGCATCTGGAGAACCGCCCTCTTTTACAGCAACAGTTATTTCTCTTGCAATTTTAGCGAAGATTTTAGCTCTTTTTGCATCTTGAGCACCTTTTCTGTGTTGAATGTTTTTAAATTTACTATGTCCTGCCATTTTTTATCTCCTAATTTTTGTTAAACACCTGAATCTTACAAGCATAAAACTTCTTTAAAATTTAACTTATAGTCTTCTAACATTTTTTCTAGCTTTTTTCAAGTTTTAATTTATAATACGATTTATGGATTACATGATTGAAGCAATTAAAGAGGCAAAGAAAGCCTATAAAAAAGATGAAGTTCCTGTAGGAGCTATTATAGTTGATAAGACAACAAATAAAATAGTTGCCAGAGCTCACAATCTTGTACAAAAAAAGAAAAATGCTTCATGTCATGCCGAAATAATTGCTATAAACAAAGCTTGCAAAAAAAAGAAATCAAAA
Protein-coding regions in this window:
- the rpsP gene encoding 30S ribosomal protein S16, giving the protein MAVKLRLARGGSKKRPFYSIVAADNRAPRDGRFIEKIGTYNPMLSKEDENRVVINSERAKYWLSVGALPTDRVALFLGKAGIAEMPAQKNNPNKAKPKAKAQMRAEEKAAAEAEAKAAAESEIQEAAAEEVAKEEAEA
- a CDS encoding DNA photolyase family protein yields the protein MRNLVIFNRDLRLSDNLALFNACKSGDILPVFIYNEANYGKASKVWLHHSLISFQKSLENNLAIISGNLEEEINKIVKEYKIDKIFMNSYEQVKISTSAEIHTYNTNFLFSYEDILKKDNSPYKIFTPFYKKSLILLDKCRKPLDAPKEINFIKHNLNKSIEELKLLPTLNWHKTIMDSWNPGEHSAQAKLNNFINNDLKHYGDNRDFLGEYCVSKLSPHINFGEISPIQILHQVRDNSCDFIRELIWREFDYYTYHYNPHIINENLNNTLNNYKWNPDKKMLKLWKEGKTGYPIIDAAMNELTNTGYMHGRTRMIVASFLIKNMGIDWREGASHFRDFLLDADDAINSFSWQWSAGSGFDCNPYFRVFNPVTQMNKFDKNRDYIKRNLIIDDCYPNEIVDLSKSRDDFIKAVKDTK
- a CDS encoding YebC/PmpR family DNA-binding transcriptional regulator, translated to MAGHSKFKNIQHRKGAQDAKRAKIFAKIAREITVAVKEGGSPDASMNPRLRGAIVNAKSANMPNSRIDSAIKSGMPGQGGADYKEMRYDGYGVAGVGILVTALTDNKNRTASDVRSTFTKYGGNMGETGALDFAFEKMGVIVYSAEVASADDIFEAALEAGASDVISEGETHEIRTAVEDFTSVRDALGEKYGDASESELSYIPNTLTELDEKQATSLLKLIDVLEDNDDVQKVYTNADISEEILEKIV